In one Acidobacteriota bacterium genomic region, the following are encoded:
- a CDS encoding DUF3891 family protein, giving the protein MIVRAGTRDLILVTQSDHARLAADLMRAWQNDGLPDRPTREAALFATAHHDDGWMVHDDAPGVDPLTARPFDFVGAPVAMRHDVWRRAVPLLAKRSTYAAALVAQHALTIYRRYASDVAWRAFFADMERARDEWYGAPPLADEACGSIDPAPPARLAFLQDYAVVALGDLLSLTFCNGWTRPQDREGYEVVLEGDHLEVHPDPFGGHEVELAVRARRVPNRRYASDDDLRTAVAAAPDEWLTGRAGGRP; this is encoded by the coding sequence ATGATCGTCCGCGCCGGCACCAGAGACCTGATTCTGGTGACGCAATCCGACCACGCACGGCTGGCCGCCGACCTGATGCGGGCGTGGCAGAACGACGGGTTGCCCGATCGGCCGACGCGTGAGGCGGCGCTGTTTGCCACCGCGCACCACGACGATGGGTGGATGGTGCACGACGACGCCCCCGGCGTCGACCCGTTGACGGCCCGCCCGTTCGATTTCGTCGGTGCGCCGGTCGCGATGCGTCACGACGTGTGGCGCCGGGCGGTGCCGCTGCTCGCGAAGCGTTCGACCTATGCGGCGGCCCTCGTGGCGCAGCACGCACTCACCATCTACCGCCGGTACGCGAGCGACGTGGCGTGGCGGGCGTTCTTCGCCGACATGGAGCGCGCGCGGGACGAGTGGTACGGCGCCCCGCCGCTCGCCGACGAGGCGTGCGGTTCGATCGATCCGGCTCCTCCCGCGCGGCTGGCGTTCCTGCAGGACTACGCCGTGGTCGCACTGGGCGACCTGCTCTCACTGACCTTCTGCAACGGCTGGACGAGGCCGCAGGATCGCGAGGGGTACGAGGTGGTGCTCGAGGGCGACCACCTCGAGGTGCACCCCGACCCGTTCGGCGGGCACGAGGTCGAGCTCGCCGTGCGAGCGCGCCGCGTGCCCAACCGCCGCTACGCCTCCGACGACGACCTTCGCACCGCCGTCGCGGCCGCGCCGGACGAGTGGCTCACCGGGCGCGCCGGGGGCCGGCCATGA
- a CDS encoding response regulator transcription factor gives MTGGVGHVLVVEDDRDIAELIAHYLERSGFRAVIVGSGPEALVSARREVPTVMILDRMLPGLDGLDVCRAMRAESTTARVPIIMLTARAEESDRIAGLELGADDYVTKPFSPKELVARVHALLRRTAPLPAEPAPLVFGPLVVDTDRHVVTDRGREVHLTAKEFLLLQYLLQHRGRVLSRDLLLSDVWGYQYTGGTRTVDVHVRRLREKLPVLIDAIVTVKQFGYKLVDPGHTD, from the coding sequence ATGACGGGGGGCGTCGGGCACGTCCTCGTGGTCGAGGACGACCGAGACATCGCCGAACTGATCGCGCACTACCTCGAGCGATCCGGGTTTCGAGCCGTGATCGTGGGGTCGGGCCCCGAGGCGCTCGTCAGCGCCCGACGCGAGGTCCCGACGGTGATGATCCTCGACCGGATGCTGCCCGGGCTCGACGGCCTCGACGTGTGCCGGGCGATGCGGGCCGAGTCCACGACCGCACGCGTGCCGATCATCATGCTCACGGCGAGGGCGGAGGAATCGGACCGCATCGCGGGCCTCGAGCTCGGGGCCGACGACTACGTCACCAAGCCGTTCAGCCCGAAGGAGCTCGTCGCGCGCGTCCACGCGCTGCTGCGGCGGACGGCCCCCCTTCCGGCCGAGCCCGCGCCGCTCGTCTTCGGCCCGCTCGTCGTCGACACCGACCGGCACGTCGTGACCGACCGGGGCCGAGAGGTCCACCTGACCGCCAAGGAGTTCCTGCTCCTTCAGTACCTGCTGCAGCACCGCGGACGCGTGCTCTCCCGCGACCTGCTGCTCTCGGACGTCTGGGGGTACCAGTACACGGGGGGCACACGGACCGTCGACGTTCACGTTCGCCGTCTCCGAGAGAAGCTCCCGGTGCTCATCGACGCGATCGTCACCGTCAAGCAGTTCGGCTACAAGCTCGTCGACCCAGGCCACACGGACTAA
- a CDS encoding PAS domain-containing protein: MRFRTKTFLSAFAVAAGSLVVASLFASPAIERGLLEEIEQNLVIQTRLTAELLDANPQPRDMDVLDAEADAIGAVVSARVTLIARDGTVVGDSGVSGPALRQLENHRGRPEVAEALAGRLTTSRRYSTTVGDDLLYVAVPVASGPVAVVRLAMPLTRLSDVKRTTRHTVTAALLVALVGAVGLAWISSRVLSRRLDELAGTAARYATGDFTPRMRDSRNDELGSVARVLDDAVQTLGRRVTELGRDRARMEAILSGMVEGVIVVNEAGQVQLVNDAARRMLRLAPSALGQRYLDLIRHPDIASQIGRALHGDIPDGLELSVTGEGHQTLIARAAPVSSEGGGGAVVVLHDITDLRRTDRIRRDFVANVSHELRTPLTAIRGYVEALLDAPVGPDDTQRFLEIVARHTSRMERLVKDLLRLARLDAGQEPLDLVECSVDALFASVVSDLAPTLDTRRQTVAFDVAPGAAMVLGDPAKLHDLLRNLVENAAAYSPERSEIRLAAADEGTHFALRVVDQGPGIPEADLGRIFERFYRVDKARSRESGGTGLGLSIVRHLVELHQGEVSAANRPGGGAMFTVRLPKRRNGTRPGGVDRYRS; this comes from the coding sequence ATGCGCTTCCGCACCAAGACCTTCCTGTCGGCCTTCGCGGTCGCCGCGGGCAGCCTCGTCGTGGCGTCGCTCTTCGCGTCGCCGGCAATCGAGCGGGGCCTGCTCGAGGAGATCGAGCAGAACCTGGTCATCCAGACGCGGCTGACGGCGGAGTTGCTCGACGCCAATCCGCAGCCTCGCGACATGGATGTGCTCGACGCCGAGGCCGACGCCATCGGCGCCGTCGTTTCGGCCCGCGTCACGCTGATCGCCCGCGACGGAACGGTCGTTGGCGACTCGGGCGTGAGCGGGCCGGCGCTCCGCCAGCTCGAGAACCACCGCGGCCGGCCGGAGGTCGCCGAGGCCCTGGCCGGGCGGCTCACCACCTCGCGACGATACAGCACGACGGTGGGTGACGACCTGCTCTACGTCGCGGTCCCCGTCGCGAGCGGTCCGGTGGCCGTCGTGCGGCTCGCGATGCCACTCACGCGCCTGTCGGACGTCAAGCGGACCACCCGGCACACGGTCACGGCCGCGCTGCTCGTCGCTCTGGTCGGCGCCGTCGGACTCGCGTGGATCTCCTCGCGCGTTCTCTCGCGGCGGCTCGACGAGCTGGCCGGCACGGCGGCGCGGTATGCGACCGGCGATTTCACACCGCGCATGCGCGACTCGCGGAACGACGAGCTCGGCAGCGTGGCCCGCGTGCTCGACGACGCGGTTCAGACGCTCGGGCGGCGGGTCACCGAACTCGGCCGCGACCGCGCGCGCATGGAGGCGATTCTCTCGGGCATGGTCGAAGGCGTGATCGTCGTCAACGAGGCCGGACAGGTCCAGCTGGTCAACGACGCAGCGCGGCGGATGCTGCGGCTCGCGCCCTCGGCCCTCGGCCAGCGGTACCTCGACCTGATTCGCCATCCCGACATCGCCTCGCAGATCGGGCGGGCGCTCCACGGGGACATCCCCGACGGCCTCGAGCTGTCCGTCACGGGCGAGGGGCACCAGACGCTGATCGCCCGGGCGGCACCCGTGTCGTCGGAGGGGGGCGGCGGCGCGGTCGTCGTGCTGCACGACATCACCGACCTCCGGCGCACGGATCGCATCAGGCGGGATTTCGTCGCCAACGTGTCGCACGAGCTGCGCACCCCGCTGACGGCGATTCGAGGCTATGTCGAGGCACTGCTCGACGCGCCGGTCGGCCCCGACGACACCCAGCGGTTCCTCGAGATCGTGGCGCGCCACACCTCGCGCATGGAGCGGCTGGTGAAGGACCTGCTGCGCCTCGCCAGGCTCGACGCGGGGCAGGAACCGCTGGACCTCGTCGAGTGCTCCGTCGACGCGCTCTTCGCCTCGGTCGTCAGCGATCTGGCGCCCACGCTCGACACGCGCCGGCAGACGGTGGCATTCGATGTCGCGCCGGGCGCGGCGATGGTGCTCGGCGATCCCGCCAAGCTCCACGACCTCCTGAGGAACCTGGTCGAGAACGCGGCCGCCTACTCACCCGAGCGCAGCGAGATTCGCCTCGCCGCCGCCGATGAAGGCACGCACTTCGCCCTGAGAGTCGTCGACCAGGGACCGGGCATTCCCGAGGCCGATCTCGGCCGCATCTTCGAACGTTTCTACCGCGTCGACAAGGCCAGGTCGCGCGAGTCGGGCGGCACCGGTCTCGGGCTCTCCATCGTCCGCCACCTCGTCGAGCTGCACCAGGGCGAGGTGAGCGCCGCCAACCGTCCGGGTGGCGGGGCCATGTTCACCGTCCGGCTGCCGAAACGGCGGAACGGTACCCGACCGGGCGGCGTCGACCGCTATCGCAGCTGA
- the mscL gene encoding large conductance mechanosensitive channel protein MscL — protein MLKEFREFAMRGNVVDMAVGIIIGGAFGTIVSSLVNDVLMPPIGVMLGNVDFTELFLVVREGASAPAPYATLAAAREAGAAVIAYGVFFNAIISFLIVAFAVFMLVRGMNRLRRQQEAAPAAPPEPPRQEVLLQEIRDLLKSRQA, from the coding sequence ATGCTCAAGGAGTTCCGTGAGTTCGCCATGCGCGGCAATGTCGTCGACATGGCCGTGGGCATCATCATCGGCGGGGCCTTCGGCACCATCGTCAGCTCGCTCGTCAACGACGTGTTGATGCCGCCCATCGGCGTGATGCTCGGCAACGTCGACTTCACCGAGCTGTTCCTGGTCGTGCGTGAGGGCGCGTCGGCACCGGCCCCCTACGCGACGCTGGCGGCCGCGCGCGAGGCCGGCGCGGCGGTCATCGCGTACGGCGTCTTCTTCAACGCGATCATCAGCTTCCTGATCGTGGCCTTCGCGGTGTTCATGCTCGTGCGCGGCATGAACCGCCTGCGGCGGCAGCAAGAGGCGGCACCCGCGGCGCCTCCCGAGCCCCCTCGGCAGGAGGTCCTGTTGCAGGAGATCCGCGACCTCCTGAAGTCACGCCAGGCGTGA
- a CDS encoding DUF481 domain-containing protein, which translates to MPSSASSTVACIACLLLPFAFGAAPVIAQVAPDPPDPPPPAWTGSVSAGLAVTSGNSDTQNYNLGFGVVRDPKARNLFKAEGLYLRGETDGELSVDRLSLLGRDEYRFSDRGFVFGQVQYLSDEFKEIEYLVSPTAGVGYRLVDDDGFRVTIDAGAGGVWERNTSRRVDASGAVSAGQKLEAKLSETASVTQVVTALWKMDDFADGLYTVGAGITASVTSRSQIKAEVLSTYKHKPPDESVEKNDVAIVVALVYKF; encoded by the coding sequence ATGCCGTCTTCTGCTTCGTCGACCGTCGCCTGCATCGCCTGCCTGCTCCTGCCGTTCGCCTTCGGCGCAGCACCCGTCATCGCCCAGGTCGCCCCGGACCCGCCGGATCCGCCGCCCCCGGCATGGACGGGTTCGGTGAGCGCGGGCCTGGCCGTGACCTCGGGCAACAGCGACACCCAGAACTACAACCTCGGTTTCGGAGTGGTGCGCGACCCCAAGGCGCGCAACCTGTTCAAGGCCGAGGGGCTCTACCTGCGAGGCGAGACCGACGGCGAGCTGTCGGTCGATCGCCTCTCGCTGCTCGGCCGCGACGAGTACCGCTTCTCTGACCGGGGGTTCGTCTTCGGCCAGGTGCAGTATCTGAGCGACGAGTTCAAGGAGATCGAGTACCTCGTGTCGCCCACGGCGGGCGTCGGCTATCGCCTCGTCGACGACGACGGCTTCCGGGTCACGATCGACGCCGGGGCCGGCGGGGTCTGGGAGCGCAACACGAGCCGGCGCGTCGACGCGTCCGGCGCAGTGAGCGCCGGACAGAAGCTCGAGGCGAAGCTGAGCGAGACGGCCTCGGTGACCCAGGTCGTCACGGCTCTGTGGAAGATGGACGACTTCGCCGACGGGCTGTACACCGTGGGCGCGGGGATCACCGCGTCGGTGACCTCACGGAGCCAGATCAAGGCGGAGGTCCTCAGCACGTACAAGCACAAGCCCCCTGACGAGAGCGTCGAGAAGAACGACGTGGCAATCGTGGTGGCGCTGGTCTACAAGTTCTGA
- a CDS encoding zinc ribbon domain-containing protein — protein MSELTATSKYPCPACGAQAEWNAGKQQLVCPFCGTESPYEVDRTTGQIHEIDLVTTLRDLPDDLRGWQAEKRTVQCQSCRAVSVFDPDRVGQNCEFCGAPKLVDYDEIKAPIRPQSLLPFRLGQGQVREDLRRWFGSKWLAPNAFKRKALIDTVKGVYIPYWTFDAHVRCPWRAEAGHYYYTTERYREGGQMKTRQVRHVRWEPASGVVDHFFDDEPVAGTHGIHPELLRAIEPFPTQDLVPYDRAFVAGFVVEHYQVVLIDAARRAQESMTGQLRQMCAAAVPGDTHRNLQIAPEFSGQTFKHILVPVWLLVYDYGRRAYQVIANGYTGRIAGEYPKSPWKIFFIVLAVLLVVLLALSFD, from the coding sequence ATGTCGGAGCTGACCGCGACCTCGAAGTACCCGTGTCCGGCCTGCGGCGCGCAGGCCGAGTGGAACGCGGGGAAGCAGCAGCTCGTGTGCCCGTTCTGCGGCACCGAGTCGCCGTACGAGGTCGATCGGACGACCGGCCAGATTCACGAGATCGACCTCGTCACGACGCTGCGTGACCTGCCCGACGACCTCCGCGGGTGGCAGGCCGAGAAGCGGACCGTCCAGTGCCAAAGCTGTCGGGCGGTGTCGGTGTTCGATCCCGACCGCGTGGGCCAGAACTGCGAGTTCTGCGGCGCGCCGAAGCTCGTCGACTACGACGAGATCAAGGCGCCAATCCGGCCCCAGAGCCTGCTGCCGTTCCGCCTCGGCCAGGGGCAGGTGCGCGAGGACCTCCGTCGCTGGTTCGGCAGCAAGTGGCTCGCGCCGAATGCGTTCAAGCGAAAGGCGCTCATCGACACGGTCAAGGGCGTCTACATTCCGTACTGGACCTTCGACGCGCACGTGCGCTGTCCGTGGCGGGCGGAGGCCGGTCACTACTACTACACGACCGAGCGATACCGCGAAGGCGGGCAGATGAAGACGCGCCAGGTGCGGCACGTCCGCTGGGAGCCGGCGTCGGGCGTCGTCGACCACTTCTTCGACGATGAGCCCGTGGCGGGCACGCACGGGATCCACCCGGAGCTGCTGCGCGCCATCGAGCCGTTCCCGACGCAGGATCTCGTGCCGTACGACCGGGCGTTCGTCGCCGGCTTCGTGGTCGAGCACTACCAGGTCGTGCTCATCGACGCCGCCAGGCGCGCCCAGGAGTCGATGACCGGACAGTTGCGCCAGATGTGCGCGGCGGCGGTTCCCGGCGACACGCACCGCAACCTGCAAATCGCCCCGGAGTTCTCCGGCCAGACGTTCAAGCACATCCTCGTGCCGGTGTGGCTGCTGGTCTACGACTACGGTCGACGCGCCTACCAGGTGATCGCCAACGGCTACACGGGCCGGATCGCCGGCGAGTATCCGAAGAGTCCCTGGAAGATCTTCTTCATCGTGCTCGCGGTGCTGCTCGTCGTGCTGCTGGCCCTGTCGTTCGACTGA
- a CDS encoding SPFH domain-containing protein → MGIFDFIKGELLEIIEWTDDSRDTLSYRFPDEDKAIKNGAQLIVRESQVVQFVYLGEFGDTFGPGKHTLTTDNIPILTRLKSWKYGFNSPFKADVYYVTTRLFTGNKWGTANPIMLRDPDFGIVRARAFGIYDFRIVDAKLFLKEVAGSDHNFRLDEFSDTMRSRIVSVFSDALASANIPVLDVATRYTELGDALLPLINPVISAKYGLQTTSFIVENVSVPPEVEAAIDKRSSMAAIGNLNDFVKYQMAKGMEAGGGGGAAGTASELAVGFAIAQQIMQQQAQQGGGLVPPPTPSVAGPAGASVAAAGAAAPLADILTPAQVAQALAVAETDVLAILESGELAGRKIGSTWRITRSALDAFLAG, encoded by the coding sequence ATGGGCATCTTCGACTTCATCAAGGGCGAGCTCCTCGAGATCATCGAGTGGACCGACGACAGCCGCGACACGCTCTCGTATCGCTTTCCCGACGAGGACAAGGCCATCAAGAACGGCGCGCAGCTCATCGTCCGCGAGTCGCAGGTGGTGCAGTTCGTCTACCTCGGCGAGTTCGGCGATACGTTCGGGCCGGGCAAGCACACGCTGACGACCGACAACATCCCGATCCTCACGAGGCTGAAGTCGTGGAAGTACGGCTTCAACTCGCCCTTCAAGGCCGACGTCTACTACGTCACGACGCGCCTCTTCACCGGGAACAAGTGGGGGACGGCGAACCCCATCATGCTGCGCGACCCCGACTTCGGCATCGTGCGAGCCCGGGCGTTCGGCATCTACGATTTCCGCATCGTCGACGCGAAGCTGTTCCTCAAGGAAGTCGCGGGCTCCGACCACAACTTCCGCCTCGACGAGTTCTCCGACACGATGCGTTCGCGGATCGTGAGCGTCTTCAGCGATGCCCTGGCGTCGGCGAACATCCCCGTGCTCGACGTCGCCACCCGGTACACCGAGCTCGGCGACGCGTTGCTGCCGCTCATCAACCCGGTCATCTCGGCGAAGTACGGCCTCCAGACGACCAGCTTCATCGTCGAGAACGTCTCGGTGCCGCCGGAGGTCGAGGCCGCCATCGACAAGCGGTCGAGCATGGCCGCCATCGGCAATCTCAACGACTTCGTCAAGTACCAGATGGCGAAGGGCATGGAGGCTGGCGGTGGCGGAGGCGCGGCCGGCACGGCCTCCGAGCTGGCCGTGGGGTTTGCGATCGCGCAGCAGATCATGCAGCAACAGGCCCAGCAGGGCGGCGGGCTCGTGCCGCCGCCCACGCCGTCCGTCGCGGGCCCGGCCGGCGCGTCCGTCGCTGCCGCGGGCGCCGCGGCCCCGCTGGCCGACATCCTGACGCCCGCCCAGGTGGCTCAGGCGCTCGCCGTCGCCGAGACCGACGTGCTGGCCATCCTCGAATCGGGCGAGCTCGCCGGCAGGAAGATCGGCTCGACCTGGCGCATCACGCGGTCGGCGCTCGACGCCTTCCTCGCCGGCTGA
- a CDS encoding TonB-dependent receptor has product MFSRIGPAVALLVALGPASVALAQAGRASGPGDGPSATASTAAVRVTGTVRDEQNAIPLPGLPVEVVGTSRVVYTDVDGRYLLDLTPGTYELRVAMDGYQERTIRIVAEGRSTIVADVGLSMTRYAEEVTVVADLLEAATSTAAAQLIERKRASVITDNLASQEMKANGDSDAATAMQRVTGLSVVDGQYVFVRGLGERYSNTTLAGSIVPTTEPDKKVVPLDLFPAGLLDSVQVAKTYSPDKPAEFAGGLVQVVPAKLPSQPVLDLSYGLGVNSQATGKDIILSPLGKRDWLGFDAGAREFPSGFPEQKIVRRGIYTPDVGFAREDIDRFGRVLENRWLPVSQSGRPHQSWSVSYGNRFGKLGVLASMTHSYKESFVREDQRFFRVDEEGLEAVSDYDIQYGHQKAQLGVVANVAYQFTPNHRLSFENFYVHTGKDEGRLFEGPNTENNFLYRNNRLSFVEEGLLTNAVSGDHFFQGWGNSRIDWRASYGQATRNEPDLRETLYIAPLGGGTFRLADESQSGFRLFMDLEDDTQDLALNWSTFGTINGRPIQFKFGPSYTRRTRDFTSRRFRYIPTNIVNPDFTLPPEQLFTQQLIGPAFRFNEETRPVDAYDAEQTNLAFYGMGDFVLSNRARLVAGARVERFDQAVNTFDPFGLFVERVEARLENTDIFPGVNLVYSLRPDMNLRVGYSQTVNRPEFRELAAFEFTDIVGQRATRGNPNLTRALIQNFDARWEMFGDGRGVVAASAFYKKFNDPIERVIIASAQPISTFQNADSARNLGFELEASRQVGRNLYFSLNYTYVDSEITLTDEARRTQTSLVRPLAGQSNNLFNAIGEVTAGSFQARLLFNFFDERISDVGASGAPDIIEEGRGTVDLVVSQRWKQLLFRVTFDNLTNSQYRFTQGDEDQRLFKLGRTVLFSVGYSFF; this is encoded by the coding sequence ATGTTCTCGAGAATCGGCCCCGCGGTCGCGCTCCTCGTTGCGCTCGGCCCGGCGTCCGTGGCGCTGGCCCAGGCGGGCCGCGCGAGCGGACCAGGTGACGGCCCGTCAGCCACCGCTTCAACCGCAGCGGTACGCGTGACGGGTACCGTGCGCGACGAGCAGAACGCCATCCCGCTGCCGGGCCTGCCGGTCGAGGTCGTCGGGACGTCGCGGGTGGTCTACACCGACGTCGACGGCCGGTACCTGCTCGACCTCACCCCTGGCACCTACGAACTTCGGGTCGCGATGGACGGCTATCAGGAGCGCACGATTCGCATCGTCGCCGAAGGCCGCAGCACCATCGTCGCCGACGTCGGCCTGTCGATGACGCGGTACGCCGAGGAGGTCACCGTCGTGGCCGATCTCCTCGAGGCGGCCACGTCGACCGCCGCGGCGCAGCTCATCGAGCGCAAGCGGGCGAGCGTCATCACCGACAACCTGGCGTCGCAGGAGATGAAGGCCAACGGCGACTCCGACGCCGCGACGGCCATGCAGCGGGTGACCGGCCTCTCGGTGGTCGACGGCCAGTACGTCTTCGTCCGGGGCCTGGGCGAACGCTACAGCAACACGACGCTCGCGGGCTCGATCGTGCCGACGACGGAGCCCGACAAGAAGGTCGTGCCGCTGGACCTCTTCCCCGCGGGTCTGCTCGACAGCGTGCAGGTCGCGAAGACCTACTCCCCTGACAAGCCGGCCGAGTTCGCCGGAGGGCTCGTGCAGGTGGTGCCGGCCAAGCTGCCCAGCCAGCCGGTGCTCGACCTGTCGTACGGCCTCGGCGTCAACTCGCAGGCGACGGGCAAGGACATCATCCTGAGCCCGCTCGGCAAGCGCGACTGGCTGGGGTTCGACGCCGGTGCGCGCGAGTTCCCGTCTGGTTTTCCCGAGCAGAAGATCGTGCGGCGCGGCATCTACACGCCCGACGTCGGATTCGCCCGGGAGGACATCGACCGCTTCGGCCGGGTCCTCGAGAACCGGTGGCTCCCCGTCAGCCAGAGCGGCAGGCCGCACCAGTCGTGGAGCGTCTCGTACGGGAACCGCTTCGGCAAGCTCGGCGTGCTCGCCAGCATGACGCACTCGTACAAGGAGTCGTTCGTCCGCGAGGATCAGCGGTTCTTCCGCGTCGACGAGGAGGGCCTCGAGGCGGTGTCCGACTACGACATCCAGTACGGCCACCAGAAGGCCCAGCTCGGCGTCGTCGCCAATGTGGCGTATCAGTTCACCCCCAACCACCGACTGTCGTTCGAGAACTTCTACGTGCACACCGGCAAGGACGAAGGGCGGCTCTTCGAAGGGCCCAACACCGAGAACAACTTCCTCTATCGCAACAACCGCCTGTCGTTCGTGGAGGAGGGCCTGCTCACGAACGCCGTGTCCGGCGACCACTTCTTCCAGGGCTGGGGCAACAGCCGCATCGACTGGCGAGCGAGTTACGGCCAGGCGACGCGGAACGAGCCCGACCTGCGTGAGACGCTCTACATCGCGCCGCTCGGGGGCGGCACCTTCCGCCTCGCCGACGAGTCGCAGAGCGGCTTCCGGCTCTTCATGGACCTCGAGGACGACACGCAGGATCTCGCGCTGAACTGGAGCACGTTCGGCACCATCAATGGCCGGCCGATCCAGTTCAAGTTCGGCCCGTCGTACACCCGGCGCACGCGCGACTTCACGTCGCGCCGCTTCCGCTACATCCCGACGAACATCGTGAACCCCGACTTCACGCTGCCTCCGGAGCAGCTCTTCACGCAACAGCTCATCGGGCCGGCCTTCCGGTTCAACGAGGAGACGCGACCCGTCGACGCCTACGACGCCGAGCAGACCAATCTGGCCTTCTATGGCATGGGCGATTTCGTCCTGTCGAACCGCGCCCGCCTGGTGGCCGGCGCCCGCGTCGAGCGGTTCGACCAGGCCGTCAACACGTTCGATCCGTTCGGCCTGTTCGTCGAGCGGGTCGAAGCGCGGCTCGAGAACACGGACATCTTCCCGGGCGTCAATCTGGTCTACAGCCTGCGGCCCGACATGAACCTCCGCGTGGGGTACAGCCAGACAGTAAACCGGCCCGAGTTCCGCGAACTGGCGGCCTTCGAGTTCACCGACATCGTCGGCCAGCGCGCCACGCGCGGCAACCCCAACCTGACACGGGCGCTCATCCAGAACTTCGACGCGCGCTGGGAGATGTTCGGCGACGGGCGCGGGGTGGTCGCGGCGAGCGCCTTCTACAAGAAGTTCAACGACCCGATCGAACGGGTCATCATCGCGAGCGCGCAGCCCATCTCGACCTTCCAGAACGCCGACAGCGCACGCAATCTCGGCTTCGAGCTCGAGGCGAGCCGCCAGGTCGGCCGGAACCTCTATTTCAGCCTCAACTACACCTACGTCGACTCCGAGATCACGTTGACCGACGAAGCGCGCCGCACGCAGACGTCGCTCGTGCGACCGCTGGCCGGCCAGTCGAACAACCTGTTCAACGCCATCGGCGAGGTGACCGCGGGCAGCTTCCAGGCGCGGCTGCTCTTCAACTTCTTCGACGAGCGCATCTCCGACGTCGGCGCGTCCGGCGCGCCCGACATCATCGAGGAAGGTCGCGGCACCGTCGACCTCGTGGTCTCGCAGCGCTGGAAGCAGCTGCTCTTCCGCGTGACGTTCGACAACCTGACCAACAGTCAGTACCGCTTCACGCAGGGCGATGAGGACCAGCGTCTGTTCAAGCTGGGGCGCACGGTGCTGTTCTCGGTCGGATACTCGTTCTTCTGA
- a CDS encoding T9SS C-terminal target domain-containing protein, with the protein MKLRLTALATVALVGALAMADMTPVHTQVNVPGIDKPVVVVSGRIRGTVNWTNNYYWVLRGAVFVEEGATLNIQAGTRVVGEAGSVGTLIVLQGGKLNAIGTREQPIVFTSDQAPGTRARGDWGGLIINGRAPLNVPGGIAEGEADTGFYGGNDPNDNSGSLRYVRLEFAGTEFSPDNELNGIAFQGTGRGGSYEYLQVHMNKDDAFEWFGGTADIKYAVASNTGDDSFDWTFGWQGRGQFLAVHQRGDDADAGIEADNNEFNNEFLPRSAPVLYNLTLCGDPDRNEGPESTRGMLLRRGTAGIIRNFIVMGFKTVGVDINGSSSFREAQQGNLQMSNGVIYLTGPTGTTYGTANTLSLINSGIFTNVVLGQDPGIRDCFNHLQPDFRPRSVATLAGGQLAPAIPPNDGFFEAVTFIGAVGPGEDDDWTAGWTAYPQQ; encoded by the coding sequence ATGAAGCTCAGACTGACAGCCCTGGCCACCGTCGCGCTCGTCGGCGCCCTCGCCATGGCCGACATGACCCCCGTGCACACCCAGGTCAACGTGCCCGGCATCGACAAGCCCGTCGTCGTCGTCAGCGGCCGCATCCGCGGCACGGTGAACTGGACCAACAACTACTACTGGGTGCTGCGCGGCGCCGTCTTCGTGGAGGAGGGCGCCACGCTGAACATCCAGGCCGGCACGCGCGTCGTCGGCGAGGCGGGGTCGGTCGGCACGCTCATCGTGCTCCAGGGTGGCAAGCTCAACGCCATCGGCACGCGCGAGCAGCCCATCGTCTTCACCTCGGACCAGGCCCCGGGCACGCGCGCTCGCGGCGACTGGGGCGGGCTCATCATCAACGGCCGGGCCCCCTTGAACGTCCCCGGCGGCATCGCCGAGGGCGAGGCCGACACGGGCTTCTACGGGGGCAACGACCCGAACGACAACAGCGGGTCGCTGCGATACGTGCGACTCGAGTTCGCGGGCACCGAGTTCAGCCCGGACAACGAGCTGAACGGCATCGCCTTCCAGGGCACGGGTCGAGGCGGCTCGTACGAGTACCTCCAGGTCCACATGAACAAGGACGATGCGTTCGAGTGGTTCGGCGGAACGGCCGACATCAAGTACGCCGTGGCGTCGAACACCGGCGACGACAGCTTCGACTGGACCTTCGGCTGGCAGGGACGCGGCCAGTTCCTCGCCGTGCACCAGCGGGGCGACGACGCCGACGCCGGCATCGAAGCCGACAACAACGAGTTCAACAACGAGTTCCTGCCGCGCTCGGCCCCGGTGCTCTACAACCTGACGCTCTGCGGCGATCCCGACCGCAACGAGGGCCCGGAGAGCACGCGCGGCATGCTGCTCCGCCGCGGCACGGCCGGCATCATCCGTAATTTCATCGTGATGGGCTTCAAGACGGTTGGCGTCGACATCAATGGCAGCTCCTCGTTCCGCGAGGCCCAGCAGGGGAACCTGCAGATGTCCAACGGCGTGATCTACCTCACCGGTCCGACCGGCACGACCTATGGAACGGCCAACACCCTGTCGCTCATCAACAGCGGGATCTTCACGAACGTCGTGCTCGGGCAGGATCCCGGCATCCGCGACTGCTTCAACCACCTGCAGCCCGACTTCCGTCCTCGCTCGGTGGCGACGCTGGCGGGCGGCCAGCTCGCGCCGGCCATTCCGCCGAACGACGGGTTCTTCGAGGCCGTCACGTTCATCGGCGCCGTCGGCCCCGGCGAAGACGACGACTGGACCGCGGGGTGGACGGCCTATCCCCAGCAATGA